From Gemmatimonas sp., a single genomic window includes:
- a CDS encoding YdeI/OmpD-associated family protein: MTTPPTPHYFASAADFRRWLATHHDSHRELVVGFHKVGTGTPSMTWTESVREALCFGWIDGVRRRVDDARYSIRFTPRNAGSIWSAVNLQHVESLIAEDRMQAAGLAAYHARTDAKSKVYAFEQADVAFTDADLIEFAVSPHALAFFERQPAGYRKQATWWVIGAKQPATRARRLAQLIACSGNGERLPQYRR; the protein is encoded by the coding sequence GTGACCACGCCACCGACTCCGCACTACTTCGCCAGTGCCGCCGACTTCCGGCGCTGGCTCGCAACCCACCACGACTCGCATCGCGAGCTCGTGGTGGGTTTTCACAAGGTGGGCACCGGTACGCCATCCATGACGTGGACCGAATCGGTGCGCGAGGCGCTCTGCTTCGGGTGGATTGACGGCGTGCGTCGCCGCGTCGACGACGCGCGCTATTCCATCCGCTTCACGCCACGTAACGCCGGCAGCATTTGGAGCGCGGTCAATCTGCAGCACGTCGAGTCGCTGATCGCCGAGGATCGCATGCAGGCGGCCGGATTGGCGGCCTATCACGCGCGCACCGACGCGAAATCGAAGGTGTACGCGTTCGAGCAGGCCGACGTCGCGTTCACGGACGCCGATCTCATCGAGTTCGCCGTCAGCCCGCACGCGCTCGCGTTCTTCGAGCGGCAGCCGGCCGGGTATCGAAAGCAGGCGACCTGGTGGGTGATCGGCGCCAAGCAGCCCGCCACCAGGGCCAGACGTCTCGCCCAGCTAATAGCCTGTTCGGGTAACGGAGAGCGCTTACCGCAGTACAGGCGCTAA